The stretch of DNA AAATTTTCATTTCAATTATCCCACAAATGCTATATGATAAATTTGAGATGTTATTTAGATAATTTTATACATTTTAACTGAAACATTATGACTTATCAATACTAAGCATTCATTTTTTTATACTACACATACAATCCTTTCATAGAAGAAATCCAACATCTAAGTGCTATGTTGCATGGCAAAATAATTGTTTGTGTTGCTTTAGTGACTAAGAGTACAAGACCTACAATCATGTCCATTGTTAAATAAAACATATAAAATGGAAATTGTAAATAAAATATACTAGAAGCACAATATCAACTTAACATGTGGATAAAAATTGCAATAACTAATAAGATCAAAATTTGATCCATTATAATAAAAATAAGGATGTAATAACCAGAGCCATAACTACTTAAGCTACGATTTGAACTAAACACATGTAAATAAAAATagtgtcactgataattatcaCAACCACGAACATAATATAGAGTATATAAATAATGGGTATTTTTGTTAAGAAATAATGAGAGAAAGAGggagataataaaaaatataagcAATTCTGATTGTTCTATCTACTAATTTTTTTCTTCACAGAAACTTTTAATACTTATGTAACATAAAATTCTAGGCCGTACCGGAGCATGGGTTGATGCATATGGGCTTGTGTAAAGAAATTAGAGACCGCAACAATAAGCAACTTTGATTTAGGTTAGTGTTTTGTCATAGTTGTTTGGTGGCGACCCACCTTCTCTCTTTAattaatgtgagtagaaatgcCTAAAACATATTTTCAGCGAAGCTATACATACTTGTATTACTTAAATAATATATATCATCCTCGAtcaaaatggtctctatattgaAAAGTAGGCAGCATTGCATTTGGAACCTTCTCCTTTGAATATTCTCGATCGCTTTATTTagaagcaagatggagagcataGCAGCTAGAACTGctgaaatgaaaaaattttggtacTCGAACGACTTGGGTCGCAACTGGGTTGTTGGATGCGTGAACTGCACGCCTGCCTCCTTGTAGCATGGAAAATTCAGTGGACTCTTGTCGACATTCTTGTAAAATTATTGTGAATCTACTGTGTACTCAAAAGTCAAAATACAAAGTCCTCGTCCAggcaatatatatacataatacatGCAAATTAAATTAAGCTTCTTCACAACACCTACTGCTCTGACCTTGAGGGCTTATATGCTTGTCCTATTCAGTATATATTCACAACAACTCTTGCAAGCAAAACATCCACAACATGCATGCATCTCTGGAAGGTTGGGGCGGCTGTTTGACTCCTTTTCATAGATTTAGTCTGACAAACAAAATAAATGAGGGCAACAAAACATACAAACAGATATTTCCATATTTACAGTaccagggagagagagagagttgttTGGAAATGTACTATTATATGTGATCTTGATGGAGCGTAGTCAAATTGTATAgtttattattaaatacaagTATGAACATAGTTCTCTCCAAGGCAGCCACACTACCAGTGCCAAGCATGTCTCTGAATTATTTCCATGATGGTGATGTGAGTAGATATGTTTGACCCTTGGCCTCTGAGAATGCTTCTGATCGAGTATGGACTATGCATGGTAGCACAATGTGCAGAAGGAGCCTCGCTCTGAATGCTGATGTGAGCAGATATGTAATTCTGTCTCTGAATGGTTCCATCCATATATCTGCAACTGTTGATAGCTAGATGATCAAAATCTTGATCAGTTCAGCggaaataaattaaatactgGGTAGGAGTCGTAGCTTCGCCGAACCGTTCCTATTAGGACGCTATGCACGGGTAGGCCGGGTTGCTAGGGTAACTTTTATCAAACCGTGTTTCTATTTGTTGCATTGCTTGGAGACAATACAACATACGTCGGATTGACTAAAAGCAAAACTCCATGCTTGCACGCTTTCCTAAAGTACAGACAGTCTCCATACATACACAGTAGCAATGTGAAAGGCGCGAGTGATTCCGATCCTTGCACTACCGGACAGCAGGGGTTTGCCGTGTGTTTGGCGCACACGGCAAAGCCCAAATTACACACGGCGAaggctttgccgtgtgttgctcacggcaaaGAACACACGGCAAACTCTTTCACGGTGAATCCTATTTTTACTCACGGCCAAATTATGGGCACACGGCGAAACTTTGCCGTGAGTCAATCTTGACACACGGCAAAGAAAAGATAACGAACGGTGGGAGACGGCCTAACGGCAGGGTTTGCCGTGTGTCACCATGTAGACACACGGCAAAGTCTCaatgtttgccgtgtgcccaaAGAAAAGATAACGAACGGTGGGAGACGGCCTAACGGCAGGGTTTGCCGTGTGTCACCATGTAGACACACGGCGAAGTCTCaatgtttgccgtgtgccagggttgggcacacggcaaaccccaACGAAAAAAATTTAAAGTCTTGAACTTTTTTGCGGCCCATGAGATTCGAACCTATGACCTCCCTCTCGTGTTTCTTCACTCTTAGCCACTGCACCACACTATGACTTCTGTTTATATTGCATTTCGGTTGCTCAAATATTATATCAAATTATGTGTAAATTGATAATTTGAGGTCCTAAataatttcaaatcaaaaagttgtcaactacaaagtttcataactttttgggatctacaattttcatttagggagtttcttcatccgaggtcgtttacaaaatttaaatttcaaatttgagaaattcaaacgtagtttttgcatgacaagatgattccaaaataaaaagttgtcaactacaaagtttcataactttttgagatctacaaagtttatttagagagtttttccatccgaggttattttaaaaattgaaaatttaaaattttcaattaaaatgcTGAAAATAATTAAGAAATAGTAAACAATTCCAAAAAATTTCTAAACTTGGACACGACACAACCTATATGGTGCAGTGCCTATAGAAAAAGTTTTAAAAtcaaattcaaatataaaagtCAAATCTACTCCAACTCATGCTTCTTCACTCATATCTCTATGGAACTTCTTCGAAGATTGTCTGGTTTCTATACATCATACATGACAACTTGTTCGAAATCTTTCCAAACTTTTTTTATGGCCTCTATGTATGATAACATGACATATGTATAAGTTTCAGGATTTACGGAATAAAATAGTATTTATTAGAATTTTCGAAATGTACCGACACACGTTCCGCGTCGTGTCTCCTAACCACGGCATTCAAAAGTCATTTCCGTTTCGAATGTGTGTTCTCAAACAGGGTTGGgtaacatgaatattatttttttgatatttttttccAACTATTTCACTGACtcgtagttcaaatttgaacgtaaccggaaaaataaaaataaataatgttAATTGTAAAATATAGCAAACATGTTTCAAATTTTATGAAATTTGAGTATGGAGTTACAAATGGTGAATGTGTAGAGAATAAAAAATTTGGAGGACAAAAactgaaaaaaaagataaattattTGCCGTGTGTCGCACCcgtggcacacggcaaagtttgtgtttgccgtgtgccagcctcaagcacacggcaaacccaggctttgccgtgtgcctaacGGCCGCACACGGCAAACGTTGACGGCTGGAGGTGGGCGTTAGCGTAGGTTAGCTTTTGTCGTGTGTCCTGtttttgccgtgtgttgctcacggcaaaAGTTTGAGTTCGCCGTGTGTCTGGTGTTTGCCGTgtgcaacacacggcaaaggaCAGATATACCGTGTGCCTAGCGTTTGCCGTGTGCTTGGATTAGACACACGGCAAACTCGacctttgccgtgtgttgctcacggcaaaCGGGCGGACACACGGCAAAGGCCGGCTCTCCGGTAGTGTTGCATTGCTGTTGGGCAAGCAACCTTGATTGTCGGCTTTTCAACTCGTCGATCGAAGTCCTACATAGTAGTGATGTGAAGCCGGTGATTTACctaatcatatatatatatatatatatatatatatttatgcattcatgcatgcatggagtgcTTGCTATATACTGCCTAGCTAGCTTCAAGCTTATACTAACAGACTTAGGCCCGGTTTGGTTTGTGCTGATTTTTTTTAGCACATATCCCATCAAAtatttggacatatgcatggagtactaagaccttatttagtttccttatgaaaactttttgggactctatagcactttcatttgtatgtgttaattattgtccaagtatgaactaattagtctcaaaagatttatctcgcaaattacaggcaaaccatataattagtttatttaatatatatttaatgctccatacatatgccgtaaaattcgatgtgacagataatcttgaaaagtttttggcttttaagaagaactaaacaagacctaaatatattatttaaactatttacgaaactaaaaatacggagacaaattttttaagcttagttagtctataattaaacactagttatcaaataaaataaaaaaactacaaTATTCGCTAAATTTTAACACCTCCAACCAACCACCGGATAAGTCCACGGACTGAGTCCAGGAGTTCCTGCTATAAATATGGATGTCCTGATGTCCATGTTCCCCAGCAAGCTAGCTACCTCCACCTGCAAGCAATACACCTCCCTGCACTCGGGAGGCTAGACTAGCTAGCTTGTGTACGAGATGGCTGCTCCATCAGCCCCGAGCGGCGGCAGATCAGGCGTCATCGCTGTCCTCTTGCTTCTTGTGTTGCTGGCCGGCACCGGCACCTCGTCGGCGCAGCTGTGCACCAGCTTCTACTCCCACTCGTGTCCCGGCGTGTACGACGCCGTCAGGTCGGTGTTGCAGGCCGCCATCGCCAGGGAGCAGCGCATGGGCGCCTCCATCCTCCGCCTCTTCTTCCACGACTGCTTCGTCCAGGGCTGCGACGCCTCGCTGCTGCTGGATGACACGCCCAGTTTCCAGGGCGAGAAGATGGCCAACCCCAACAACGGCTCCGCCAGAGGATTCGAGGTCATCGACGCCATCAAGTCCGCCGTCGACAAGGTCTGTCCCGGCGTCGTCTCCTGCGCTGACATCCTCGCCATCGCCGCAAGAGACAGCGTCGTCATCGTAAGCCTACTAGCTAGCCGCCCTTGTAGTATATATTCTTAATTTGAATCACTTTCAGAGCTAGAAAGATGCATGAGACTGAACCTGCAACTGATGGATGCATTGCATGCACACTGACACATGCAGCTGGGTGGTCCGAGCTGGGACGTCAAGGTCGGGAGGAGGGACTCGAGGACGGCGAGCTTCAGCGGCGCCAACAACAACatcccgccgccgacgtcgggcCTCGTCAACCTCACCTCGCTCTTCGCCGCGCAAGGCCTCTCCCAAAAGGACATGGTCGCGCTATCTGGTGCGTATTTTATTATACAATATTCCCACTACGACAGTACGTGGTAATTAACTACTAGCTGTAAATAAATGCAATGCTAAATCTCCAAGAAAACTTTGTCTCTCATTTTTTTTTTCGAAGAACTTTGTCTCTCAACTTAATTTGGAGATATAATTCTCCACACTGTTTCTCAACCACTAGCTCAACATAGATATTTGGGAGATAAGTTTATGTGCTAGATTAAATTAAGTGGTATAGTATAGATCATTCATTTCCTCCACTCCATTTTGTAACTTTGTACGTATCATGTTCAATTCGCTCCAAATCTAAGTCACTAAATATTTTCATGTATGTGTCGCTTTGCCTCTTTTGCCAGGAGCCCACACCATTGGCTTAGCACGCTGCACCAACTTCAGAGCCCACATATACAATGACACCAACATCGACGGCAGCTTCGCAAGATCAAGGCAATCGGTTTGCCCTAGGACCTCAGGTTCAGGTGACAATAATTTGGCGCCTCTAGACCTTCAAACCCCAACTGTCTTTGAGAACAACTACTACAAGAACCTTGTTTACAAGAAGGGGATTCTACACTCTGACCAAGAGCTCTTCAATGGTGGATCAACCGATGCGCAAGTCCAATCATACGTTAGTAGCCAGAGCGCGTTCTTTGCGGACTTTGTGACTGGCATGATCAAAATGGGTGACATCATGCCATTGACCGGCTCCAACGGGGAGATCAGGAAGAACTGCAGAAGGATTAATTAAGAGGCAGTGCACACTAGCTATCTATATCTGTTGAGGATTTTCAACAACGTCCTACTTTATTTCAAGTTTGTAATCCTTCCATTTTTTACAAAACTATGAAGTCATTATTATGGTGTACTAATTTGTTGAGCTTATGTATGTTTGTTTAAATAAGTAGTGATATATCATTTGTTTTGTATACAACCTTTTTCTTGAGCCTGTTATACTTTTTGCGAGCTCTTTTACGGTGGTTGAGGGTACTTCTTGGTTCCTAAACAATTAATTAGTGCTAATTAATTTTATGAGAGGAAGGTTAATATGGTAATTGCGGCTTTCTCTTCCCACGCCACTGGTCCCAACCCGCACTCGAACCCACGCGTGCCCAAAGGACGCGAGCAGGTCCGCACCCACGAGGCTGCCGTGTTGGTCCGCCTTAAGCCGCGACCGCCTCGCCGTCACCCTCACCATCGCTCGGCGCCACCGTCGCCAGCCTGCCCTTGGCAGCACCAGTCTGTCCTCCCTCCTCCCCCGGCACCCCTCGCCCACGCGCACCAGAACCCCACCGTGGCGACATCGAAGGACACGAGGCTACGCACAAGCCCTAGCCGTCGCCGGTGAAGGACGCGAGCAGGTCCGCATCCGCGAGGCTGTCGTGCTGGTCCGTCTTAAGGCGTGGCCGCCTCACCGTCGCCCTCGCCGCCACCCTCATCCTCAACATCAACCTCAACCTCGCCCGCCACCGCAGCACACAGAGAGTAAGAACAACAGAGCAAACTGAGAGAGGGGGCGGGCTGGTGTGGTTGTTCAACAAATTATACGTGAAGAGACTATAACAAATTCGAAGTATAGATTTCCTCTTCTACCCTATACTATTCTAAGTATAGGTTTCCTCTTCTACCCTCAATTACTCATAAAAAATTCGAAAATAGATTTTTTTACCTATTTTCAGATGTTGATTCCACCAATTTTAGTATGCACTGGGTGTATATGGTCCCACCATTTAATATGCACTTGGTTCCTCCCAGTGCCTTCTAAATTTGTTTCTCTTGGTTCCTCTGTCTTTTTAGCCGTCGTCGTGAGCCGTCCATTTTCTAACAACCATTGTAAAAGTTCTGACTTTTTGCATGCCAAGAACTAAGGCTCTCTCTCCGGCAGCTCAATTGCACTAAATCTTGTTTTTATTTACAATTGTTTGATCGAACACATATAGTATACTATAAAGCTAATAAAGATGCTCTAAAAGACGATATAGTAACATTGTTTTTTAATTATTATGTGATTTTTTTCTTGCTAACTGATTCAAGATCGAGCAGTAAGACTACTGTGATATGTTGTACCCGAATCTCGCTGCATCCATGTCTTAGTTTCTCTTGCCAGTACTGTGCTGGTCGATGAAGTCCAACTGCGTGCTTCTTGGTCTAACTTAATTTGCGTGACAGCGACAAAGCAAAGCAAGAAGGTTGATATGCAAAAATTGGTGATGAGTGATTGTGGGAGATGATCGGCTTTGGTTGAGTTTGGAGACTAACCATGGTGTGAGTATGTGTGGGCAACATGTCTCTTGATTATGTTGGTCTGCACGTGTGGAGCATGGAGACGATCAACGGACATGGAGAAAGTCAAGTAGGGACATACCGTGCCAATGGATTGGGATCAGTGAATGACGGATATGAGGCTTGCACTGAGGGACTAAGATGGCTGAAAGATTGATCTTGGTACAATGGCTAATACTTGGGGACATTAACAATCAAGAGCACATGAGGAGGAGTTGATCGTGTTGACCAAGTCAAGACGTCGGTTGATCAAGTCATGTGGGGGTGCTGGAGGACTTGGTGATCGAGCTGCTGAGAATGACAATGACACATATCGAGAGAGCGGAGGAGGCATGGCAGATATGCTTCTCCGATCCGGGTGGTTTGGTGGTCTGGACCCCAAAACCACCGGCTGGACGGTTTTCaggtttgggcctcaaaacccTGTTGGAGTTCCTATGGGAACTGGAGGCGACATGTGGTGTGTCATTGCAAAGTTTGCATCGAGGCAAAGCAAAGTCATGAAGAGTGTGTGGTGTCGGATTCTTTCTATCTCAAGTTGGACCATTATGCCCCTAGGGTTAAGTGGTTCACCTAAATATTTAAGGGTATTGTTGGGAATGTGTAATATCTAAGGGCATTGTTGGGATTGGTCTTATCATCATCACCTTTGCCTACCATGTCACTAGTGGATTGAATcttgctcttcttcttcttcgccaAAAAACTTATTGACATCGGAGGGGAACCAGATCATACACCAGTAGGGGCTAGCACGCCTAAAGAGGTTGGACACAACCTTCAACGTAGCAAGAACACATCGTGATCGACGAAACTGTTCTAGAGACCGGTTAGGCCGATGATGTTGAACCTATTCTTGGCTTGGATAGACTCATGAACTTTTCCCAGAAAGACCTGTCGGGAAAGAGCATGTGGAGGGTGTCCTAGGAGCAACAAGGCCGCCTAGAACGCCGCTGAGTCTCTCTAGGAGACGGGATAAACAACAATAGGGAATGGAAAATGGGTAAAGGGTGTAGTAGATTGATTTTTTTGATCACTAGATAGTTGAGAACTTAATCAACCATGATCttgtcatatatatatagaggagGGTGATCTTATCTTAGTAAAAACAAGTCCAAAAtgcgttctccaaattttccacGCCAAAAACTTGCCAAAAAATGATTTGGAAACAAACCGAATCGGAATCAGCAGGAACTAAGCTGACTGGAGGGGCCAAAGAGTTGATTAAGCCGACTTTTGCGGGCTTAGACAACCTGCTTTGGGTGGTATGGGGGTCGGCTTAGCCGACTGGAGAGCGGAGCCGACCAGGCCGACTGGCCTCACTTGCCTAGGCTCGCTTTCTTCTCCGCgtgatttttttaatattttattgCGCCATTAGACAACCAACATAAATATATATGATGGAAATAGTTTATTGGAGATAttcaaaatctatctcgagacaCTTTTGTGTGTCACCGGGATCTAGATAAGGATGGTGTGGCCGGCCTCTGATAGGAGCAGGGTGGCGAGACCCATCTACTTCCTCGTTCCTACCCACCTCTTTATTTTTCCTactgtcttgtttagttcaccctaaaaaccaatttttttttaagattttccgttatatcaaatcttacgacatatgtataaaacattaaatatagatgaaaataaaaactaattgcacagtttatctgtaaaccatgagatgaatcttttgagtctaattagtccataattggataatatttgtcaaataaaaacaaaaatgttacagtactctgaaccaaatttttttacgaactaaacaaggcccgtcaGCAGTGTACTCTCATATTGTTGAGTGATGCAGCAGTAGCTGAAACCGATTATTTTTGGTAGTAGAGCGCGGCAGCAGTCTGTCAGTTCCATGCCTGCCACTGTGatgcagaaaaaaaaacaatgagAAAAAATTCAAACAAATGAGCGCGGCAGCAGTCTGTCAGTTCCATGCCTGCCACATATACATGGCCCATGCAGGTCTCGAACCTGCGACCTTCGCGTTATTAGCACGACGCTCTAACCAACTGAGCTAATAGGCCAGTTGAGGGTTGTGCTATAATAGACATCTATTGTTAGTACCTACACAACCAAAGCATGTCCCCCTAGAAACGTGTTTGTTTCTATCCCATGTGGTAGAAAGTATTTAAAAACGAGGTCAATCCATATATTATCAAAAGGCATAAAATACATTTTTCCTAAGTGGATGTCCTGAGTGGTTATGGGAGATCGATTATAATTTTGTTGACGATATGTCTACAATGGTTCAAATCCGCTTGgctaaatctatttttttttatagaaaaagtgtattatcctagaaaaaaaaggaaaaagagatATGGAGAAATTTATTTCTAATCCATATATAAGTAGTCTAGAGTGACTTACCTATCTTGAGTCACTCTGATTAAGCATGCATTCCAATGCAAAAGTGAAAAGATATACCGAGATCATTGATGTGAAATCGCCCACCTCACAAAGGAATGTGGTTATCTCTAAAAACTGAACACCTACCATCAATAGTGTGTGGTCTTTATTATCTGATTGCCTCTGTTAAACGATTAAAAGAGTTAGTCTTCCTAATATGGCCACCTATTTGTTAAGTGGTTGCTTTGCTGGATGATTGTCTCTGTTAATCCTTAAACAAAGTGATTATGATAACTAGCTAGGAAAAAGAATGCCTCTATTAATAATTAACAAGAGATATCATTAACGAAGGCGGAAGTATTCCTAGGTCCGTCTCACCATTTCTAGAGGTGGCACTCCACCTATATTAATCCGGCTATATATCTCTAAAAAATGATTTTTGAAATAGTGTTTTTTACTTTTCTTAGTCAATTTTAGTATATCATCAGTCAGTTTAGTATTGTAGTTGTTGGCATCTGTGATTAAACTCTAGAGTCTAGACTAAATGCACCAGTTACTTGTTCAATATAAAAGGTATATTGTTGAGACTTTGATAGATATAATTGCACGTAGGATTCAGAATGATTTTTTTAGTCAAAATCATGCCAACTATATCTATTTGTATCTATACTCTATTATGTACAAGAGAATTTTTTTTCATCATCTATTCTTTATTTCACACAATTATCAATGCGTCACACCACTCCCTATCCCAATCCTATATAAGTCGGACTCGATCATAGTCCATACTCCATACTCATATAAGTTTATTTTGAGAGCCATATTCATATAAGTTAGGACAACGCATGCCTATTGATACTATGAAGTTCGATTCTACTGCATCAATTAACAACATGTGGAGTTCGATTACAAACATATTAAAACAAATAATGATCATACTAATTACAACAAATCATTCGGGTGACCGTGCAACAAGTTATGCTTTGTATTTGGAACACACAAAATATATTCGCTAGTCTATATCCGTATCTATATCTAATATAATGACATGAGGGATTATTTCATTTGTCTTTTTTCACTTTCCACAATATTCTCTTACCCCTCCGTCAGTGGGTATGAGACCCACGAACTTCAACCGCTTGGTCTAACGACACTACTTGGCTTGGTCTGATGCTCATGGCTCGACCGCCAAAGGAGACCGCCAAAGGAACCGGTCCAGCCGTGAGACAGGCAAAGAGCCTATCTCCTACTTTCTCCATGCGATGTTCTCCGTTCAGGCTCCTCTTCTTTGCTTCTTAATGTTCCAACTCAGTTCAAGTAGGCCTTGCATCCTCGAAGACACTTGTAAACCTATTACTCCAACTTGGTCTTGTTGATCATCAAACACCAAAATCCAAACTAAATGGCCCATGGAGTCCATTTCCTTACAACTCCATGTTCCTCACCTTGCCTACTCGCTCCATCCTTGAACCCTAGAATCTGTTGTTTTAACGGTGACTCCATGGAGAGAATCAAGGTTGATGATAGTTTTGGTAAGGAAAATTGTAACTACTTCACAAAAATTTTGATAAGGTATGGATCCTCATCAATACTTGAACCTAGATGTCGGTGGTAATTGTAGTTGCGACAGAACATCATGGATGGCTGAAAGGTGAAAGCTTTGAGGTTGCCTCAACTCTAAAGGAGGAAGAAGCTACTCACTATGGATTCTGGTGTCCTGTCACACTCCTAGGAgccccgatagggaccctcgtgTAGGGTATCTAACGAAAGCTTTACTTTCTTTTTTCCCCCAccatgataataataata from Sorghum bicolor cultivar BTx623 chromosome 8, Sorghum_bicolor_NCBIv3, whole genome shotgun sequence encodes:
- the LOC8071397 gene encoding peroxidase 4, which gives rise to MAAPSAPSGGRSGVIAVLLLLVLLAGTGTSSAQLCTSFYSHSCPGVYDAVRSVLQAAIAREQRMGASILRLFFHDCFVQGCDASLLLDDTPSFQGEKMANPNNGSARGFEVIDAIKSAVDKVCPGVVSCADILAIAARDSVVILGGPSWDVKVGRRDSRTASFSGANNNIPPPTSGLVNLTSLFAAQGLSQKDMVALSGAHTIGLARCTNFRAHIYNDTNIDGSFARSRQSVCPRTSGSGDNNLAPLDLQTPTVFENNYYKNLVYKKGILHSDQELFNGGSTDAQVQSYVSSQSAFFADFVTGMIKMGDIMPLTGSNGEIRKNCRRIN